In Gemmatimonadaceae bacterium, the following proteins share a genomic window:
- a CDS encoding penicillin-binding transpeptidase domain-containing protein, translating to MVRLSRVSVIHLTLVLFALALIGQAARVQLFQGDQWLERARQQHFRESPLTAARGNILDASDRVLAESRELVRLAVAPGEVRDRAALATALRDAGFSTAWTSAATDPRRKWVELPGLHVPTDIAGLTVLPGVRGFPVMKREYAAGESVSRIVGGTDQRGRGADGIELALDSLLRGDSGKTTIARDSRGRNLDTPGGWNGAPTRGHNVTLTINRDLQEICDRALTRATDSLNATGGDIVVMNPFTGEVLAMASRRANRRTLANTAVSEPFEPGSTLKPFIAAALLERGRARPDEVVETFGGTMILNGRRIVDDRKSAQLSLSDVIRYSSNVGIVRFANRLTAREKFETLRDLGLGAPTGVPLPAEADGTLRDPSRWNRTSAASMVMGYEVAVTPLQLVAAYGAIANGGELMETHLVKEIRNAGGDLVYRARPRVIRRVISPDVATQVQHMLLAVVQGGTAVKADLATYRIGGKSGTARRTVEGKGYVEGNYTASFVGLFPVDKPQYVVLVKLDSPRGAYYGGEIAAPLTAVILRAALAAQDAALDRNELAAVERPAPVERLAPVVPKGAVVAGAPADERIVLPPRTIRLPFEQKRGVPDRSARPVPDVVGLPVRDAVRALHEAGFRVRLVSRQGMPTYPAAGSLLAGGSVVKLKHIP from the coding sequence GTGGTACGCCTTAGCCGCGTCAGCGTCATCCATCTCACGCTTGTATTGTTCGCCCTCGCCCTGATCGGACAAGCGGCAAGAGTTCAGCTATTTCAGGGTGATCAATGGTTGGAGCGCGCACGACAGCAGCATTTCCGGGAATCGCCGTTGACTGCGGCGCGGGGGAATATCCTCGATGCGAGCGACCGGGTGCTGGCAGAAAGTCGCGAACTCGTGCGCCTTGCCGTGGCTCCGGGCGAGGTGCGCGACAGGGCTGCACTCGCTACTGCGCTCCGGGATGCCGGTTTCTCCACGGCATGGACGTCAGCCGCGACCGACCCGCGGCGGAAATGGGTCGAGCTGCCGGGCCTTCACGTCCCGACTGACATAGCGGGACTTACGGTGCTCCCCGGAGTCCGTGGCTTTCCGGTGATGAAGCGCGAATATGCGGCTGGAGAAAGCGTCAGCCGCATCGTGGGTGGAACCGATCAGCGGGGCCGCGGTGCCGACGGGATCGAGCTAGCGCTCGACAGCCTTTTACGCGGCGACAGTGGAAAGACGACCATCGCGCGGGACAGTCGTGGCCGAAACCTCGATACTCCAGGCGGGTGGAACGGCGCTCCGACGCGAGGCCACAACGTCACTCTTACAATCAACCGGGATCTCCAGGAAATCTGCGACCGTGCGCTGACGCGCGCGACAGACAGCCTGAATGCGACCGGTGGTGACATTGTCGTCATGAATCCATTTACCGGGGAAGTGCTCGCGATGGCGAGCCGTCGTGCTAATCGGCGCACGCTTGCGAACACCGCGGTGAGCGAGCCATTCGAGCCGGGGTCTACCCTCAAGCCATTCATCGCTGCGGCGCTCCTGGAGCGCGGCCGTGCGCGTCCGGACGAGGTCGTCGAGACATTCGGTGGCACGATGATTCTTAATGGCCGCCGGATCGTCGATGACAGGAAGTCCGCGCAGCTTTCGCTGTCGGATGTCATCAGATATTCGAGCAACGTCGGAATTGTGCGTTTCGCGAACCGGCTTACCGCGCGCGAGAAATTTGAGACTCTGCGTGATCTGGGGCTTGGTGCACCAACTGGGGTTCCGCTTCCGGCCGAGGCCGACGGAACTCTGCGCGATCCCTCAAGATGGAACCGGACATCAGCTGCGTCGATGGTGATGGGCTATGAAGTTGCCGTCACACCGCTGCAGCTGGTTGCCGCGTACGGCGCTATTGCCAATGGTGGTGAGCTCATGGAAACACACCTGGTGAAGGAAATACGAAATGCCGGCGGCGATCTGGTGTACCGTGCCCGGCCCCGGGTCATCAGGAGAGTGATCTCCCCAGATGTGGCTACACAAGTTCAGCACATGCTGCTGGCGGTGGTGCAAGGCGGAACGGCGGTCAAAGCCGATCTTGCGACATACCGCATAGGAGGAAAAAGCGGCACTGCGCGCCGAACGGTGGAGGGAAAAGGCTACGTAGAGGGAAATTACACGGCGTCGTTCGTCGGTCTTTTCCCAGTGGACAAGCCGCAATACGTCGTGCTCGTCAAGCTGGACAGTCCGCGCGGTGCTTATTACGGCGGCGAGATCGCTGCGCCGCTTACTGCGGTCATACTTCGTGCGGCGCTCGCGGCGCAGGACGCTGCACTCGACCGAAACGAACTCGCGGCCGTCGAAAGACCGGCTCCCGTCGAAAGACTTGCCCCGGTGGTTCCTAAGGGAGCAGTTGTTGCTGGTGCGCCGGCAGACGAACGCATCGTCCTTCCGCCTCGCACAATCCGGCTTCCTTTCGAGCAGAAGCGAGGCGTGCCGGACCGGTCGGCAAGGCCAGTTCCGGATGTTGTGGGATTGCCGGTACGCGACGCGGTTCGTGCTTTGCATGAGGCGGGATTCAGGGTGAGGCTGGTTTCGCGACAAGGCATGCCTACCTACCCCGCCGCTGGCTCGCTGCTTGCCGGCGGCAGCGTCGTCAAACTCAAGCATATTCCCTGA
- a CDS encoding UDP-N-acetylmuramoyl-L-alanyl-D-glutamate--2,6-diaminopimelate ligase, with protein sequence MRFSPGSTVTALERAGLLAGVRGVLPEWVEGISDDSREVTPDSLFIAIRGSARDGHDYLERARELGASAVMVEDPDRTTLPAIVVREGRKAAAVAAGQAYGNPSRELRIIGVTGTNGKSTTVGILRHLLDQPESRSASIGTLGVLLGTEAEVVPGGAELTTPGPVELQRVLRDLVDRGAKSVAMEVSSHSLDQRRIDGLSFDAAVFTNFTRDHLDYHLTMEAYLQAKASLLEYLKPSGSAVINVDAPAWEALPESRRKIFFGVAEAADVRATEVVCTESGSRWTLRYAGEAHDVDLPLIGDVNVHNALGALAVGITLGMNPGELAGRLSVLPQVPGRLEVISQHPTVLRDYAHTPDAMQRVLAAIRPFTPGKLILVFGCGGDRDRGKRPEMGSAAQAGANIVIVTSDNPRTEDPEQILDDIESGMSSPARLRIENRRMAIARALETAGQGDVILLAGKGHETYQIMGTVKAPFDEKQVVGELLAERAT encoded by the coding sequence ATGCGTTTTTCACCTGGCAGCACCGTAACTGCCCTTGAACGCGCCGGCCTGCTTGCCGGCGTTCGCGGCGTGCTGCCAGAGTGGGTCGAGGGGATATCGGACGACAGTCGAGAAGTGACCCCTGATTCCCTGTTCATTGCGATCCGCGGTTCTGCGCGCGATGGCCATGACTACCTGGAGCGCGCGCGCGAGCTTGGAGCGTCGGCGGTAATGGTCGAGGATCCCGATCGCACCACGCTTCCCGCCATCGTTGTGCGGGAAGGACGGAAAGCCGCGGCGGTTGCCGCTGGCCAAGCGTACGGCAACCCGTCGCGCGAGCTGCGCATCATCGGTGTCACGGGCACAAATGGGAAAAGCACGACCGTTGGAATCCTCAGACATCTGCTGGATCAGCCGGAATCCCGCAGCGCCTCGATCGGGACGCTCGGAGTGCTGCTCGGCACCGAAGCAGAAGTCGTTCCGGGGGGTGCTGAGCTCACCACACCCGGCCCGGTAGAGCTTCAGCGAGTTCTGCGCGACCTCGTTGACCGGGGCGCAAAGTCAGTCGCAATGGAAGTTTCGTCACACAGTCTCGACCAGCGGCGCATCGATGGATTGAGCTTCGATGCCGCGGTGTTCACCAACTTTACGCGCGACCACCTGGACTATCATCTCACCATGGAGGCGTATCTGCAGGCGAAGGCATCGTTGCTCGAGTACCTCAAGCCGAGTGGATCGGCAGTGATCAATGTCGATGCCCCGGCCTGGGAAGCACTTCCCGAGAGCCGTCGGAAGATATTCTTCGGCGTTGCCGAAGCTGCTGACGTGAGGGCGACAGAAGTGGTTTGTACCGAGTCGGGAAGCCGGTGGACGCTGCGGTACGCGGGCGAAGCGCATGACGTGGACCTGCCCCTGATTGGCGATGTGAATGTACACAATGCGCTTGGGGCCCTGGCGGTCGGTATCACACTCGGAATGAATCCTGGGGAGCTTGCGGGGCGCCTGTCCGTGCTGCCACAGGTACCGGGGAGACTGGAAGTCATCTCGCAACACCCGACGGTGCTCCGGGATTACGCGCATACACCGGACGCAATGCAGCGCGTACTGGCGGCGATCCGGCCTTTTACGCCGGGAAAGCTGATCCTCGTTTTCGGCTGCGGTGGCGACCGGGATCGCGGCAAGCGCCCGGAGATGGGCAGCGCCGCTCAGGCCGGCGCGAATATTGTGATCGTCACCAGCGATAATCCTCGCACGGAAGACCCCGAGCAGATACTTGACGATATCGAAAGCGGGATGTCGTCGCCTGCGCGCCTCCGTATCGAGAACCGTCGGATGGCTATTGCACGGGCGCTCGAGACCGCCGGCCAGGGTGATGTGATTCTGCTGGCAGGCAAAGGCCATGAGACGTATCAGATCATGGGAACGGTCAAAGCGCCATTCGATGAAAAGCAGGTTGTCGGCGAGCTGCTCGCCGAGCGTGCAACTTGA
- the murF gene encoding UDP-N-acetylmuramoyl-tripeptide--D-alanyl-D-alanine ligase, with amino-acid sequence MTFWTFDRVADAIGPAAVTQSPRGAGEITGITTDSRSTIEGQLFVALIGENFDGHDYLGAAVEQGAAAVLVSRPVRLEQLGVPVYEVGDTLMALGTLATYWRKAWGKTVIAVAGSNGKTTTKDLIRAALAVELEVHATTGNLNNRIGVPLTLLAIPASAEIAVIEVGTNLPGEVAILRDIALPDIAVVTSIGEEHLEGLGDVAGVLKEEVAVFHGVNVGVAPASQPEIATAARGMTTSFVEAGLDAGNIRPSAWKLAADGSGTIELDDVVVAPPLRGLHNLQNTMLAIAVARICGVTDAGAGSGIASMQVPRMRVSSEQLGRATLINDAYNANPGSTRAALELLRGMGSERQRVVVLGTMRELGAASARCHDDISRLALDGPADVVAGIGEFRHALARIAPGDVRVVTAASVDELWPQLESRIQPDAVILLKASRGVQLEQLVPHLTTWAMH; translated from the coding sequence TTGACGTTCTGGACTTTCGATCGGGTCGCGGACGCGATCGGCCCAGCAGCCGTAACACAATCGCCGCGCGGTGCTGGCGAAATCACCGGCATCACGACGGATTCGAGATCGACGATAGAGGGTCAGCTTTTCGTCGCGCTGATCGGCGAAAACTTCGATGGCCATGACTATCTGGGCGCGGCGGTGGAGCAGGGCGCTGCTGCGGTGCTTGTTTCCCGCCCTGTCAGGCTCGAGCAGCTCGGTGTTCCGGTGTACGAGGTCGGTGACACGCTGATGGCGCTTGGCACCCTCGCTACATACTGGCGGAAAGCGTGGGGAAAGACCGTCATCGCGGTGGCCGGAAGCAACGGGAAAACGACGACCAAGGATTTGATTCGGGCGGCGCTGGCTGTCGAGCTCGAGGTTCACGCAACAACCGGGAACCTCAATAACCGCATCGGAGTACCGCTCACGCTGCTGGCTATTCCTGCATCGGCAGAAATAGCCGTCATTGAGGTCGGCACCAATCTGCCCGGCGAAGTCGCAATCCTTCGCGACATCGCATTGCCGGATATTGCGGTGGTTACGTCGATCGGGGAGGAGCATCTCGAAGGTCTTGGTGACGTGGCGGGAGTTCTCAAAGAGGAAGTGGCGGTGTTTCATGGTGTGAATGTCGGCGTGGCTCCCGCGTCGCAACCCGAGATTGCGACGGCTGCGCGCGGAATGACGACGTCATTCGTCGAAGCCGGACTGGACGCCGGCAATATCAGACCGTCCGCGTGGAAACTCGCGGCTGATGGAAGCGGTACAATCGAGCTGGATGACGTGGTAGTCGCGCCTCCGCTCCGCGGCCTCCACAATCTTCAGAACACCATGCTTGCGATAGCCGTCGCGCGAATCTGCGGGGTCACCGATGCAGGAGCGGGTTCGGGCATTGCGTCAATGCAGGTTCCGCGCATGCGCGTTTCGTCCGAGCAACTCGGTCGTGCGACTCTGATCAACGATGCGTACAATGCCAATCCGGGGTCGACGCGAGCTGCGCTCGAGTTGCTTCGCGGCATGGGTTCAGAGCGCCAGCGGGTCGTCGTTCTGGGAACCATGCGGGAACTGGGTGCAGCTTCGGCTCGATGTCACGATGACATCAGCCGGCTCGCACTCGACGGGCCCGCCGATGTCGTTGCGGGTATCGGAGAGTTCAGACACGCGCTCGCTCGAATCGCACCCGGCGACGTCCGTGTGGTGACGGCAGCATCGGTCGACGAGCTCTGGCCGCAGCTTGAGTCCCGTATTCAGCCGGATGCCGTTATCCTGTTGAAAGCATCGCGGGGCGTGCAACTGGAGCAACTCGTTCCGCATCTCACAACCTGGGCAATGCATTAG
- the mraY gene encoding phospho-N-acetylmuramoyl-pentapeptide-transferase: protein MLNYLLVPFSRDLGFLRVFNYISFRAAGAAVTALIVSFIIGPIIIRRLRRMKLHQVIREGTPDSHQEKRTTPTMGGLIILASTLVPTVMWAKLDNQYVLIAMFVMLWMGFIGFFDDYLKLKQKQAGQKNTGLVEAYKLIGQVSIGFALGYYLWKFPLSTLPGASTTLPFYKYILIVPASATLAWLYVLFVTFVLTGTSNAVNITDGLDGLAAGLTAIAVLTLALFAYVIGRIDASAYLQVFYLRGAGELTVFCAAIMGACIGFLWYNAHPAQVFMGDTGSLALGGALGAIAILLKSEFVLLLVGGVFVAEMVSVIIQRVVFKFHRRRKGLEYAQAHRVFRTAPLHHHFEEGGWNEAQVVVRFWILGIFCAFVALSTLKLR from the coding sequence GTGCTGAACTATCTCCTCGTACCTTTCTCGCGGGATCTCGGATTTCTTCGAGTGTTCAACTACATCTCGTTCCGGGCTGCGGGGGCGGCGGTAACGGCGTTGATCGTTTCATTCATTATCGGACCGATAATAATCCGCCGACTGCGCCGGATGAAACTCCACCAGGTGATTCGTGAAGGTACACCCGACAGCCACCAGGAAAAGAGAACCACGCCAACGATGGGTGGGCTCATCATCCTCGCATCGACCCTGGTGCCGACAGTCATGTGGGCGAAGCTGGACAATCAGTACGTTCTGATTGCGATGTTCGTCATGCTGTGGATGGGGTTTATCGGGTTTTTCGACGATTACCTCAAGCTGAAACAGAAGCAGGCAGGCCAGAAGAACACCGGTCTGGTTGAGGCGTACAAGCTCATTGGTCAGGTCTCGATCGGCTTTGCACTCGGGTACTATCTATGGAAATTCCCACTGTCGACGTTGCCGGGCGCGTCGACGACGCTGCCGTTCTACAAGTACATCCTGATCGTCCCGGCCTCCGCAACGCTGGCCTGGCTTTACGTGCTGTTTGTGACATTTGTGCTGACAGGGACAAGTAATGCGGTCAATATCACCGACGGCCTCGATGGGCTCGCCGCTGGCCTGACGGCAATTGCGGTGCTGACTCTCGCACTGTTCGCGTACGTAATCGGCAGGATCGATGCGTCCGCCTATCTCCAGGTATTTTATCTTCGTGGGGCCGGCGAGCTGACCGTTTTCTGCGCCGCCATCATGGGTGCGTGTATCGGGTTTCTCTGGTATAACGCACACCCGGCGCAGGTGTTCATGGGTGACACCGGATCGCTTGCGCTCGGCGGCGCGCTAGGCGCGATCGCGATACTGCTCAAATCGGAATTCGTGCTGCTGCTGGTTGGCGGCGTCTTCGTGGCGGAGATGGTCTCCGTCATCATCCAGCGCGTCGTATTCAAATTCCACAGGCGGCGCAAAGGTCTCGAGTACGCGCAGGCGCACCGGGTTTTCCGGACGGCGCCGCTGCATCACCACTTCGAGGAAGGCGGCTGGAACGAGGCTCAAGTGGTCGTACGTTTCTGGATCCTCGGAATCTTCTGCGCATTTGTAGCGTTGAGCACTCTCAAACTGAGATGA
- the murD gene encoding UDP-N-acetylmuramoyl-L-alanine--D-glutamate ligase, with product MAPALPHGEIAVLGLARSGTAVAKLLLSGGHQVYASDGGRSAAVVESADSLRAMGGHVDVGAHNLERIGRAALVVVSPGIDPGAPPVAAARQAGVPVLSEVDIALRFMPRSRVIAVTGTNGKTTTTALIGHLLRGAGASAVDAGNIGTPLSEIAILASHPDWIALEMSSFQLHDTPSLNPTVGVLTNLAPDHLDRYPTASDYYADKARLFANANSASRWVVNADDGRVASMAEGVTGTHYRFSTEHRGDGWMDDDGVLQVLGERLVARSDFNLLGTHNVANALAAALAVSVADEAFRDSAARLAMEASLRSFNALAHRLEVVGEINGVQWINDSKATNVSSTLVAIEGMRRPTILLLGGRHKGEPYSRLAAAIGRSVKTVIAYGEAAEKVEEDLSATVTIERMDADFEAVIERARALAQPGDAVLMSPACSSFDMFRNYEERGTRFRQLVLDKA from the coding sequence ATGGCGCCAGCGCTTCCACACGGCGAAATCGCCGTGTTGGGACTTGCTCGAAGCGGGACCGCGGTTGCAAAGCTGCTGCTGAGTGGCGGACACCAGGTTTACGCTTCTGATGGTGGACGGTCGGCTGCCGTCGTCGAAAGTGCCGATTCATTGCGTGCAATGGGCGGCCACGTAGACGTTGGTGCACACAACCTCGAGCGGATTGGGCGCGCGGCGTTGGTAGTGGTGAGCCCCGGCATCGACCCAGGGGCTCCGCCCGTGGCGGCGGCGCGACAGGCAGGAGTGCCGGTGTTGAGCGAGGTCGATATTGCCCTCCGCTTCATGCCGCGTTCGCGCGTTATCGCCGTCACCGGTACCAACGGCAAGACCACCACGACCGCTTTGATCGGACATTTGCTGCGCGGCGCTGGCGCAAGCGCTGTCGATGCCGGAAATATCGGCACGCCGCTCTCCGAAATCGCGATTCTTGCTTCGCATCCAGACTGGATCGCGCTCGAGATGTCATCGTTTCAGCTGCATGATACTCCCAGTCTGAATCCGACCGTGGGCGTGCTGACGAACCTCGCACCCGACCACCTCGATCGATATCCCACAGCGTCTGACTACTACGCAGACAAGGCGCGCCTCTTCGCCAATGCGAACTCTGCATCGCGATGGGTTGTGAACGCCGACGATGGCCGGGTTGCTTCCATGGCCGAAGGCGTCACTGGGACGCATTATCGTTTCTCCACTGAACACCGTGGTGATGGATGGATGGACGATGACGGCGTGCTCCAGGTGCTGGGAGAGCGGCTGGTCGCGCGCAGCGACTTCAACCTTCTGGGGACACACAACGTGGCAAATGCGCTCGCCGCGGCGCTGGCAGTGTCGGTCGCTGATGAAGCCTTTCGCGACAGCGCCGCGAGGCTGGCGATGGAAGCTTCTCTGCGCTCGTTCAATGCCCTCGCGCACCGTCTCGAGGTTGTTGGAGAGATCAACGGTGTACAGTGGATCAATGACTCCAAGGCCACCAACGTGAGCTCTACGCTGGTCGCGATCGAGGGCATGCGGCGGCCGACAATTCTTCTGCTTGGCGGCCGGCACAAGGGCGAGCCATACAGCCGCCTTGCCGCCGCCATCGGACGAAGCGTCAAGACAGTCATCGCATACGGTGAAGCTGCGGAAAAAGTCGAGGAGGATCTGAGCGCGACCGTTACCATCGAACGGATGGATGCAGACTTCGAGGCGGTTATAGAGCGCGCCCGCGCGCTTGCGCAGCCTGGCGACGCAGTCCTGATGTCACCCGCCTGCTCGAGTTTCGACATGTTCCGGAATTACGAAGAGCGGGGAACGCGTTTCAGGCAGCTTGTTCTGGATAAAGCATGA
- a CDS encoding FtsW/RodA/SpoVE family cell cycle protein: MTAAITSDVRYRWYMGPEARLLILITGCLLAFGLAAVYSASAIVAIRAGMNSYSFFVRQMGGVAIGLVLLAVFAKFDADVLSKWAWPLMIGSIVLLVIVILPFTESIAPRRFGSRRFLIGASLQPSELGKIAVIIWTSMLVVKKGEALRGLTKGLLPFLVIVGLLDVLVALEPDLSIAMMYTLIMGIILFAGGVRVGHFVVLGVIAVPLLWDQFQRLNYALLRMTAFFDPGAAPGHVSYQAKQSLIAVGSGQAFGVGFGKGRQQLGFLPLGYDDFIAGTIGEEWGFVGLLAIIIAFAAFGFAGFRIAKRARTPFLQLTAVGITATIILTAYLHIGVAIGLLPTTGLTLPFISYGRSNLVLSLLMTGILVNIGSTREKVIGSRATDPSFSPSPG; encoded by the coding sequence ATGACTGCCGCGATTACCTCTGACGTTCGCTATCGGTGGTACATGGGGCCTGAGGCCCGGCTCCTCATTCTCATTACCGGGTGTCTGCTGGCCTTTGGCCTTGCGGCTGTATACAGTGCAAGTGCCATCGTCGCCATCCGCGCCGGTATGAACAGCTATTCATTTTTTGTGCGCCAGATGGGCGGAGTCGCGATCGGGCTCGTGTTGCTGGCAGTATTTGCCAAGTTCGACGCGGATGTTCTGAGCAAATGGGCGTGGCCGCTCATGATCGGTTCGATCGTCCTGCTGGTGATCGTCATCCTGCCGTTCACCGAGTCAATTGCGCCCCGGCGATTCGGCTCGAGACGATTCCTCATTGGCGCTTCACTTCAACCGTCCGAGCTCGGCAAGATCGCCGTAATCATCTGGACATCGATGCTGGTTGTGAAGAAAGGCGAGGCGCTGCGGGGACTCACCAAAGGTCTGCTTCCGTTTCTTGTCATCGTAGGATTGCTCGACGTTCTAGTGGCGCTTGAACCTGACCTTTCGATTGCAATGATGTATACGCTGATAATGGGTATCATCCTTTTCGCCGGCGGGGTTCGTGTCGGGCATTTCGTTGTGCTGGGAGTCATCGCAGTGCCCCTCCTCTGGGATCAGTTCCAGCGCCTCAACTATGCGTTGCTGAGGATGACCGCCTTCTTCGACCCGGGAGCCGCGCCGGGGCATGTCAGCTACCAGGCGAAACAGTCGCTGATCGCCGTGGGATCAGGGCAGGCGTTTGGTGTCGGATTCGGCAAAGGCCGCCAGCAGCTCGGATTCCTGCCCTTAGGCTACGATGATTTCATCGCCGGAACTATTGGCGAGGAGTGGGGGTTCGTCGGCTTGCTGGCGATCATCATCGCATTTGCCGCATTTGGCTTTGCTGGTTTTCGAATTGCAAAAAGAGCCCGCACACCGTTTCTGCAACTCACCGCCGTCGGCATAACGGCGACGATCATTCTCACCGCCTATCTTCACATTGGCGTTGCAATTGGCCTGCTCCCGACTACCGGCCTGACGCTCCCGTTCATTTCCTACGGTCGATCGAACCTCGTGCTTTCGCTGCTGATGACGGGGATTCTCGTCAACATCGGCAGCACGCGGGAGAAAGTCATTGGATCGCGCGCCACCGACCCCTCGTTTTCACCGAGCCCCGGCTGA
- a CDS encoding UDP-N-acetylglucosamine--N-acetylmuramyl-(pentapeptide) pyrophosphoryl-undecaprenol N-acetylglucosamine transferase codes for MRVMFAGGGTGGHLYPGLAIAKAMIKLDPAVIPFFVGARRGIERDVLPTTGFTHELLDLHPLYRARPWENWQTMRGGVTAWRRLAAIVRDEKPACVVGTGGYASGLALAYAAMHGIPYVVQEQNSFPGLTTRAFSRYARQVHNGFPEAANHLSPGRQTIVYDSGNPIEPPPVPLPDRLAARTKWNFPLNTGSVMLIYGGSQGSRAINDVVAAWLSTSLPQGLSVIWATGQKTHAEYAALETERVRIRPYLSPVADAYAAADFALSRGGAIATAELCAWGIPPLVVPLPTAAADHQTANARALAAAGAAEMILQSDLTPDRLNAAVTALISNPELMRQRSEAARSRARPNAAAEIARHVLDLATASARACPERVAITPQFPQP; via the coding sequence ATGAGAGTCATGTTCGCGGGAGGAGGTACGGGCGGGCATCTATACCCGGGGCTTGCGATAGCAAAGGCAATGATAAAGCTCGATCCGGCCGTCATTCCGTTTTTTGTGGGCGCCAGGCGAGGAATCGAGCGCGACGTGCTTCCCACGACGGGATTCACGCACGAGCTGCTGGACTTGCACCCGCTCTATCGGGCACGTCCGTGGGAAAACTGGCAGACGATGCGCGGTGGAGTGACAGCGTGGCGGAGGCTGGCGGCAATCGTTCGCGATGAGAAGCCGGCATGTGTCGTGGGTACGGGTGGATATGCATCCGGCCTCGCCCTGGCATACGCAGCGATGCATGGGATCCCATACGTTGTTCAGGAGCAGAACAGCTTTCCGGGCCTCACGACGCGGGCGTTCAGCCGGTATGCACGCCAGGTCCACAATGGATTTCCGGAAGCCGCCAACCATTTGTCGCCCGGCAGGCAGACGATAGTATACGATTCAGGAAACCCAATCGAGCCTCCGCCTGTTCCTCTGCCCGACCGCCTCGCCGCCAGAACGAAGTGGAATTTTCCGCTGAATACCGGAAGTGTAATGCTCATCTACGGGGGCAGTCAGGGCTCCCGTGCCATCAACGACGTCGTCGCAGCCTGGCTATCCACGAGTCTGCCGCAGGGCTTGAGCGTGATCTGGGCGACCGGACAGAAAACGCACGCTGAGTACGCGGCGCTCGAGACCGAGCGTGTGCGAATCCGCCCGTATCTGTCGCCAGTAGCTGATGCATACGCGGCCGCAGACTTCGCCTTGTCGCGTGGAGGTGCAATTGCCACTGCCGAGCTGTGTGCCTGGGGCATTCCTCCGCTGGTGGTCCCGCTGCCGACGGCTGCTGCCGACCATCAGACAGCAAACGCGCGTGCTCTCGCCGCGGCCGGCGCCGCGGAGATGATTCTTCAGAGCGACCTCACTCCCGATCGGCTCAATGCTGCGGTGACGGCGCTCATCTCCAACCCGGAACTGATGCGACAGCGGTCTGAGGCGGCCAGATCACGGGCGCGTCCCAACGCGGCGGCTGAGATTGCCCGTCACGTACTCGATCTGGCAACCGCGAGTGCGCGGGCGTGCCCCGAGCGCGTGGCCATAACTCCCCAATTCCCGCAACCCTGA